The following proteins come from a genomic window of Limnohabitans sp. 103DPR2:
- a CDS encoding ABC transporter substrate-binding protein: MSLLNLSIATTDYDHFRDIRMGFVKPEGIDLNWLNLGHHECFARFTANREFDISELSFAKFTTQVTRPDSDIIGLPIVCSRLFRFSSFYVNKKSGIKSVKDLIGKKVGSPEWAHSAAVYMRGWLHNDMGVKLQDVKWYQAGANAPGREEKVEITLPEGVELTRVADKSLSEMLASGEIDCAIIARPPTCFLEGHPDVVRLFPDFLDMEDEYFAKTKVWPIMHIIAMKKSVVEENPWVPRNLFNAFLESKRRSIERLMDPAVSRYPLPWLATYARKMRDKFEGDTFPYGIEENRPTWELMAKYTFQQGIAHREFTPEEIFPQGMMTKVVI, encoded by the coding sequence ATGTCATTGCTGAACCTGTCGATTGCAACCACCGATTACGATCATTTTCGCGACATCCGCATGGGTTTTGTCAAACCCGAAGGCATTGATTTGAATTGGTTGAATTTGGGTCACCATGAGTGCTTTGCACGTTTCACCGCCAATCGTGAATTTGATATTTCAGAATTGTCTTTCGCCAAATTCACGACGCAAGTGACACGCCCCGACAGCGACATCATTGGTTTGCCCATCGTGTGCTCACGCTTGTTTCGCTTCAGCTCTTTCTATGTGAACAAAAAATCAGGCATCAAGTCGGTCAAAGACTTGATTGGCAAAAAAGTCGGTTCGCCTGAATGGGCGCATTCCGCAGCGGTCTACATGCGCGGCTGGTTGCACAACGACATGGGCGTGAAATTGCAAGACGTCAAGTGGTATCAAGCAGGCGCCAATGCGCCAGGTCGTGAAGAAAAGGTCGAGATCACATTGCCTGAGGGTGTTGAGTTAACCCGCGTTGCCGACAAATCCCTCAGCGAAATGTTGGCCTCTGGCGAAATTGATTGCGCCATCATTGCGCGACCCCCCACATGCTTCTTGGAAGGCCATCCCGATGTGGTTCGTCTCTTCCCTGACTTCTTGGACATGGAAGACGAGTACTTTGCCAAAACCAAAGTCTGGCCCATCATGCACATCATTGCCATGAAGAAAAGTGTGGTGGAAGAAAATCCATGGGTGCCACGCAATCTGTTCAATGCCTTTTTGGAATCCAAACGCCGCAGCATTGAACGTCTGATGGACCCCGCGGTCTCCCGTTATCCCTTACCTTGGTTGGCCACCTATGCGCGCAAAATGCGCGACAAGTTTGAAGGTGACACCTTTCCTTATGGCATTGAAGAAAATCGTCCGACATGGGAGTTGATGGCCAAGTACACCTTCCAGCAAGGCATTGCCCATCGAGAATTCACACCCGAGGAAATTTTCCCCCAGGGCATGATGACCAAAGTGGTGATCTAA
- a CDS encoding class II aldolase/adducin family protein produces the protein MTDTLELKQQLVDCIRMLESQDIIDYNGHASIRLPNNQMLINIGSCQRSQLTVDDICTIDMEGQVVEGHGKPPLEFHLHAGIYRARPDLKAVVHAHPKWSTYLTMAGQTYLPVYGQGALVYPVPLLDSPNSINNKPMADRLAATLGDRPAALMKSHGAVTVGQSIREAFVLASYMEENAHRQYMAMQLGTPYSFSEHEIQMCREKLWNEALFQRCWDHFKAKLG, from the coding sequence ATGACTGACACACTTGAATTGAAACAGCAACTGGTGGATTGCATCCGCATGCTGGAGTCGCAAGACATCATTGATTACAACGGCCATGCCAGCATTCGCTTGCCCAACAACCAGATGTTGATCAACATCGGTTCGTGCCAGAGAAGTCAATTGACGGTGGACGACATCTGCACCATTGACATGGAAGGTCAGGTGGTCGAGGGCCATGGCAAGCCGCCCTTGGAATTCCATTTGCATGCCGGTATTTACCGCGCACGGCCCGACCTCAAAGCGGTTGTTCATGCCCATCCCAAGTGGTCTACTTACCTCACCATGGCCGGGCAAACTTATTTGCCTGTATATGGCCAAGGCGCTTTGGTCTATCCAGTGCCATTGCTGGATTCACCCAATTCCATCAACAACAAGCCAATGGCCGATCGCTTGGCAGCCACCTTGGGCGACCGACCTGCCGCCTTGATGAAGTCACACGGTGCGGTCACAGTGGGTCAAAGCATTCGCGAGGCATTTGTGCTGGCCAGTTACATGGAAGAAAATGCACACCGTCAATACATGGCCATGCAATTGGGAACCCCGTATTCATTCAGCGAGCACGAAATTCAAATGTGCCGCGAAAAACTGTGGAACGAAGCTTTGTTCCAGCGTTGCTGGGACCACTTCAAAGCCAAATTGGGCTGA
- a CDS encoding shikimate dehydrogenase has protein sequence MNLQDRFLMAGVMGWPVMHSRSPLMHNHWFAQEKLKGVYVPLAIQPEHLERALRSLHGLGFSGCNLTIPHKQQALKIVDEIDPVALKMGAISCVAVKEDGRLIGSNNDAAGFIRNVKEFQPDWKASRGPIVVIGAGGGSRAVCQGLIQEGATEIRLVNRHLERAQIVQSELGGVIQAHAWKDRADLMAGASMVVNTTSQGMVGQTPLDIQLDTLPVDALVTDIVYTPLETPFLAQARMRGNRTLNGLGMLLHQGPLGWKAWFGIEPKVTPELRKLLEQSLT, from the coding sequence ATGAACCTCCAAGATCGTTTCCTGATGGCCGGTGTCATGGGCTGGCCCGTGATGCACTCTCGTTCTCCCTTGATGCACAACCACTGGTTTGCCCAAGAAAAACTAAAAGGCGTCTATGTGCCTTTGGCCATCCAGCCCGAACATTTAGAACGTGCATTGCGCAGCCTGCATGGCCTCGGATTTTCTGGCTGCAACTTGACCATTCCACACAAACAGCAAGCCCTGAAAATCGTGGATGAGATTGATCCTGTTGCGCTCAAAATGGGCGCCATCAGCTGCGTGGCAGTCAAAGAAGATGGCCGTTTGATCGGCAGCAACAACGATGCAGCAGGCTTCATACGCAATGTCAAAGAATTTCAACCGGACTGGAAAGCCAGCAGAGGCCCCATCGTGGTGATCGGCGCTGGCGGGGGCTCTCGGGCTGTTTGCCAAGGTTTGATTCAAGAAGGTGCTACCGAAATTCGCTTGGTCAACCGGCACTTAGAACGTGCGCAAATCGTCCAGTCAGAGCTGGGGGGTGTCATTCAAGCGCATGCTTGGAAAGACCGTGCTGACCTGATGGCCGGTGCCAGCATGGTGGTCAATACCACCAGCCAAGGCATGGTGGGACAAACGCCACTGGACATTCAACTCGACACATTACCCGTGGATGCCTTGGTCACAGACATTGTCTACACACCGCTTGAAACACCCTTTTTGGCACAAGCCAGAATGCGTGGCAATCGCACCTTGAATGGCCTTGGCATGCTGCTGCATCAAGGCCCTTTAGGCTGGAAAGCGTGGTTTGGGATTGAGCCCAAAGTGACCCCTGAGCTTCGAAAATTACTTGAGCAAAGTCTGACCTAA
- a CDS encoding DUF1840 domain-containing protein: MLYKFKSKVTGDLIMLEPDAKRLLKIMGREDQVKGIFLSTQIQAAIDSLQQAIALEESEGLQDPKLVSLRQRSQPMLKMLKMCQDKSADVVWGV; the protein is encoded by the coding sequence ATGCTGTACAAATTCAAATCCAAAGTCACGGGTGACCTCATCATGCTCGAACCCGATGCCAAGCGCTTGCTCAAAATCATGGGACGTGAGGACCAGGTCAAAGGCATATTCCTGTCAACTCAAATCCAAGCGGCCATCGATTCTCTACAGCAAGCCATTGCCTTGGAGGAGTCTGAAGGACTGCAAGACCCCAAGCTGGTGTCCTTGCGTCAACGCAGTCAACCGATGCTGAAAATGCTCAAGATGTGTCAGGACAAATCAGCTGACGTGGTTTGGGGCGTTTAA
- a CDS encoding DUF192 domain-containing protein: MNILQHIRSKLAICTFAFSSLIAAALVPSKAHAEGVPQTQLPRTTLNAGMHLLQVQLAQDFEQRQIGLMWRKEMPQNEGMLFIFEQPAVQCFWMRNTYLPLTAAFVADDGTIINLADMKPMNDSSHCSHKPVRFVLEMNQGWFAKRNIQAGFKLTGPVFSK; encoded by the coding sequence ATGAACATCCTGCAACACATTCGGTCAAAGCTGGCCATCTGCACATTCGCATTCAGCAGTTTGATCGCGGCCGCCCTGGTGCCATCCAAGGCGCATGCCGAAGGCGTACCCCAAACACAATTGCCCAGAACCACGCTGAATGCAGGCATGCACCTCCTCCAAGTGCAACTGGCACAAGATTTTGAACAGCGCCAAATCGGCTTAATGTGGCGCAAGGAGATGCCTCAAAACGAAGGCATGCTGTTCATTTTTGAGCAGCCCGCCGTTCAATGTTTTTGGATGCGCAACACTTACCTACCCTTGACAGCAGCATTTGTCGCAGACGACGGCACCATCATCAACTTGGCCGACATGAAGCCCATGAACGACAGCTCACATTGCTCGCACAAGCCCGTTCGTTTTGTCTTGGAAATGAACCAAGGCTGGTTTGCCAAACGCAACATTCAAGCGGGCTTCAAACTCACTGGACCCGTCTTCAGCAAGTAA
- the icd gene encoding NADP-dependent isocitrate dehydrogenase, which translates to MYRHIQIPAEGAAITVNADNSLNVPANPIIPFIEGDGTGVDITPVMIQVVNAAVQKAYKGQRNIHWMEVFAGDKAVALYGPDVYLPEETLTALKDYVVSIKGPLSSPSRGGIRSLNVALRQELDLYVCLRPLRYFKGVPSPVREPEKTNITLFRENSEDIYAGIEYAANSPEATKLIAFLTQELGAHSIRFPSSSGIGIKPVSSEGSKRLVRKAIQYAIDHDKPSVTVVHKGSIMKYTEGAFRDWAYELAQEEFGAQLIDDGPWCAIKHPQTGKTITIKDIAMDAFLQQILMRPQEFSVVATLNLNGDYISDAVSAQVGGIGIAPGANMSDSVACFEATVDALSKFAGKDYVNPGSEILSAEMMLRYMGWTEAADIIIRAMEEAIQSKRVPHDFARLMEGASQVSCSGFGQVIIDHM; encoded by the coding sequence ATGTACCGACACATTCAGATTCCCGCAGAGGGCGCCGCCATCACCGTCAACGCAGACAATTCGTTGAATGTTCCGGCCAACCCCATCATCCCTTTCATCGAGGGAGACGGCACAGGTGTCGACATCACGCCGGTCATGATCCAAGTGGTCAATGCGGCAGTTCAAAAGGCCTACAAGGGGCAGCGAAACATTCATTGGATGGAAGTCTTTGCCGGTGACAAAGCGGTTGCGCTTTATGGCCCCGATGTATACCTGCCAGAAGAAACACTGACTGCGCTCAAAGACTATGTGGTGTCTATCAAAGGCCCCCTCAGTTCGCCGTCCCGTGGTGGCATCCGCTCACTCAATGTGGCGCTTCGCCAAGAACTGGATTTGTACGTTTGCTTACGTCCTTTGCGATATTTCAAAGGTGTGCCTTCACCTGTGCGTGAACCTGAAAAGACAAACATCACGCTCTTTCGAGAAAATTCAGAAGACATTTATGCCGGTATTGAATATGCGGCCAACAGCCCAGAAGCCACAAAACTCATTGCCTTCCTGACGCAAGAATTGGGTGCCCACAGCATTCGCTTTCCAAGTTCGTCGGGTATCGGCATCAAGCCAGTTTCCAGTGAAGGTTCCAAGCGCTTGGTTCGAAAGGCCATTCAATACGCCATCGACCATGACAAACCCAGCGTCACGGTGGTTCACAAAGGCAGCATCATGAAATACACCGAAGGTGCGTTTCGAGATTGGGCCTATGAATTGGCCCAAGAAGAGTTTGGTGCCCAGTTGATTGACGATGGCCCTTGGTGCGCCATCAAGCACCCTCAAACAGGCAAAACCATCACGATCAAAGACATTGCGATGGATGCCTTCTTGCAACAGATTTTGATGCGTCCTCAAGAGTTCTCGGTGGTGGCTACGCTCAATTTGAATGGCGATTACATTTCGGATGCGGTGTCTGCTCAAGTGGGCGGCATTGGCATTGCCCCAGGCGCCAACATGTCCGACAGCGTCGCTTGTTTTGAAGCAACGGTGGACGCACTCTCCAAATTTGCAGGCAAAGACTACGTCAATCCGGGTTCTGAAATATTGTCTGCCGAAATGATGCTGCGCTACATGGGCTGGACGGAGGCCGCAGACATCATCATTCGTGCCATGGAAGAGGCCATTCAAAGCAAACGCGTGCCTCACGATTTTGCACGCCTCATGGAAGGGGCCTCGCAAGTCAGTTGTTCAGGCTTTGGTCAAGTGATCATCGACCACATGTGA
- a CDS encoding Gfo/Idh/MocA family protein yields the protein MAHPEAQRPLQIAIVGFGAAAQAFVPALQNNPQFSLVAIVENNAQVQSSAKAMGVPVFSQLEDLKQIEHLDGVYIATPTPSHAEQCIQALANGWHVLVEKPMCSNSAEALRMVSAAQQFGKSITVGHSHSFDAPIQAMRRIIQSGEMGAVQMVNTWCFTDWVYRPRRPEELDPALGGGVTFRQGAHQIDILRALCGPKVQTVKAKVFNTDPNRNTPGAHAIYLDFENGAAATAIYNGYAGLSSMDWTQNVSEWGFLQTAEQRPWKRRPLQQSTAEQELASKQERAKTAIPGSAPLQPHFGLTVVSCALGDMRQTPAGILIATADGERELKLPHHQSPRDLVLEEIEEVWRGTGPGWHDGQWGYENLRICEAAIASAHSGREWVMTP from the coding sequence ATGGCCCATCCTGAAGCTCAGCGCCCCTTGCAAATTGCCATCGTTGGATTTGGGGCTGCTGCGCAGGCCTTTGTTCCCGCTCTGCAAAACAACCCACAATTTAGCTTGGTTGCCATTGTTGAAAACAATGCACAAGTTCAAAGCAGTGCGAAGGCCATGGGCGTGCCCGTTTTCAGTCAACTTGAAGACTTAAAGCAGATTGAGCATCTAGATGGTGTGTACATTGCCACACCCACACCGAGTCATGCCGAGCAATGCATTCAAGCCCTTGCCAATGGCTGGCATGTGTTGGTTGAAAAGCCCATGTGCAGCAATTCAGCAGAGGCCTTGCGCATGGTGTCTGCCGCCCAACAGTTTGGCAAATCAATCACAGTGGGTCATTCACACAGCTTTGATGCCCCCATTCAGGCCATGCGACGCATCATTCAGAGTGGTGAAATGGGAGCAGTTCAAATGGTCAACACCTGGTGTTTTACCGATTGGGTCTATCGACCCCGCAGACCCGAAGAACTCGACCCCGCGTTGGGTGGGGGTGTCACCTTTCGGCAAGGTGCCCATCAAATAGACATCTTGCGTGCGCTGTGCGGCCCCAAAGTTCAAACCGTCAAAGCCAAAGTCTTCAACACAGACCCAAACCGAAACACGCCTGGCGCACACGCCATCTATTTAGATTTTGAAAACGGTGCGGCAGCCACGGCCATCTACAACGGCTACGCAGGACTCTCCAGCATGGATTGGACGCAAAACGTTTCTGAGTGGGGATTTTTACAAACCGCAGAGCAGCGCCCCTGGAAAAGGCGGCCTTTGCAGCAATCCACGGCTGAACAAGAATTGGCATCCAAACAAGAACGCGCCAAAACAGCCATTCCAGGTTCGGCGCCATTGCAACCCCATTTTGGCTTGACCGTGGTCAGTTGCGCATTGGGAGATATGCGCCAAACGCCAGCGGGAATTTTGATCGCAACTGCAGACGGCGAACGCGAACTCAAATTACCGCATCACCAAAGTCCACGCGACTTGGTCTTGGAAGAAATTGAAGAAGTTTGGCGAGGCACAGGTCCCGGATGGCACGACGGCCAATGGGGTTACGAAAACTTGAGAATTTGCGAAGCGGCCATTGCATCAGCGCACAGCGGCCGCGAATGGGTGATGACGCCTTAA
- a CDS encoding ABC transporter substrate-binding protein — MRYVKFSVMATLMLALMGQASAQVVDASKPMSIAELAVYQGPDRQAKLIEGAKKESGLSVYHVYPALTNIMNEFGKKYNIKVKSWRAGSEAVLQRVTSENRGNKFDVDIVQNNAPENEAAFREKLLQEVKSPYHNDLLPQAVPAHKQWVGITVDIWTAAYNTEKIKKEDLPKSYKDLLDPKWKGQLGIEGNNHAWFGALMGKMGEEEGQKLFANIANTNGISNRKGHSLLTMMVSSGEVPLALTVYSWNPEQLKVKGAPVEGLALQPLMAQPSTIAMLKKAPNPYTALLFYDYMLTEGQKQLHDLKFVPTSKKFELPFPKVPLNFIDPAMALDQQAKWFKMFEDTVIKRSK; from the coding sequence ATGCGCTATGTAAAATTTTCGGTGATGGCCACTTTGATGTTGGCGCTGATGGGACAGGCCTCAGCGCAAGTTGTTGATGCATCCAAGCCAATGTCGATTGCCGAATTGGCTGTCTACCAAGGACCTGACAGGCAAGCCAAATTGATTGAAGGTGCGAAGAAAGAATCTGGACTGTCGGTCTATCACGTCTACCCTGCTTTGACCAACATCATGAATGAGTTTGGCAAGAAGTACAACATCAAGGTGAAGTCTTGGCGAGCAGGATCAGAGGCTGTGCTGCAACGTGTGACCAGTGAAAACCGAGGCAACAAATTCGATGTCGACATCGTTCAAAACAATGCACCAGAAAACGAAGCCGCCTTTCGCGAAAAGTTGCTGCAAGAAGTGAAGTCGCCCTATCACAACGATTTGTTGCCACAGGCCGTTCCTGCGCACAAGCAATGGGTTGGCATCACCGTGGACATTTGGACAGCGGCCTACAACACCGAAAAAATCAAAAAAGAAGATTTACCCAAATCCTACAAAGATTTGCTCGATCCCAAATGGAAAGGCCAACTGGGCATTGAAGGCAACAACCACGCATGGTTTGGCGCCTTGATGGGCAAAATGGGCGAAGAAGAAGGCCAAAAGCTGTTTGCCAACATCGCCAACACCAACGGCATCTCCAATCGAAAAGGCCATTCCTTGCTCACCATGATGGTGTCCTCTGGCGAAGTCCCCTTGGCCCTGACTGTCTACAGCTGGAACCCTGAGCAACTTAAAGTCAAAGGGGCACCGGTTGAAGGCTTGGCGCTGCAACCCTTGATGGCACAGCCCAGCACCATTGCCATGCTGAAAAAAGCACCCAACCCTTATACAGCTTTGCTCTTTTATGACTACATGTTGACCGAGGGTCAAAAGCAGTTGCATGACTTGAAGTTTGTGCCGACCAGTAAAAAGTTTGAGCTGCCATTTCCTAAAGTGCCTCTGAACTTCATTGATCCCGCCATGGCCCTAGACCAGCAAGCCAAGTGGTTCAAGATGTTTGAAGACACGGTGATCAAGCGCTCCAAATAA
- a CDS encoding class II aldolase/adducin family protein, with amino-acid sequence MNLNELKQRLIDAGHILENAGQGDLTRGHVSIRSPEDPSLFIMKPHSYGFDEITLENIVVCNMDGVKIDGGGRRHSEVFIHSEIYKARPDVNSVIHTHPTYAVALSATGQALEPISQPAVAFADGLPYFSRAIDLVRSQDLGAAVASALGQHKAVLLRNHGAAIVGANVEEATILSIMLDNACQIQLATMAAGGIGEKFTPEQVSKLHHDITRPEQYVINFEYLRRRALRQLGR; translated from the coding sequence ATGAACTTGAACGAACTCAAGCAGCGCCTGATTGACGCTGGTCACATTTTGGAAAATGCAGGTCAAGGTGATTTGACGCGTGGCCATGTGTCCATTCGTTCACCCGAAGACCCCTCCCTCTTCATCATGAAGCCTCACAGTTATGGTTTCGATGAAATCACACTGGAGAACATCGTGGTGTGCAACATGGATGGCGTGAAAATTGATGGTGGCGGTAGAAGACACAGCGAAGTGTTCATCCATTCGGAAATTTACAAAGCGCGTCCGGACGTCAATAGCGTCATTCACACCCATCCCACCTATGCTGTGGCTTTGTCTGCTACAGGTCAGGCGCTGGAGCCCATCAGCCAACCTGCGGTGGCTTTTGCAGACGGCCTGCCTTATTTCAGCCGAGCCATTGATTTGGTTCGCAGCCAAGACCTCGGTGCCGCTGTCGCCAGCGCCTTGGGCCAGCACAAGGCGGTCTTGTTGCGCAACCATGGGGCCGCCATTGTGGGGGCCAATGTTGAGGAAGCCACCATTTTGTCCATCATGCTAGACAACGCCTGCCAAATTCAATTGGCCACCATGGCCGCAGGTGGCATCGGTGAAAAGTTCACCCCAGAGCAAGTGAGCAAATTGCACCATGACATTACAAGGCCAGAGCAATATGTCATCAATTTTGAATACTTAAGAAGACGAGCACTTCGCCAATTAGGCCGCTGA
- a CDS encoding aromatic ring-hydroxylating dioxygenase subunit alpha codes for MESAKQNKLLTEVGKGTPMGNLMRRYWQPIGALVDLENKWTRRIRLLGEDLVLFKDRQGRLGLIAEQCPHRRASFAHGIPTQDGIRCPYHGWEYNAQGKCINQPNEQDKCGFRDKVSTDAYPVEEMGGMLWAYMGPQPQPLLPRWDGFVAEGTIRIMGRTILPINWLQIMENSLDPVHTEWLHGHHYEFLKEQEGVKVAISARHLKIDFKEFEYGMTKHRLLEGHSEDGDDWKVGHPIVFPNMLAVGNGDEKSRYYSFQMRVPVDDTHTMHLWFNAYVPPKGVEVPKHLLEKVHTYEVPFMDAQGEYIVDNVDGQDMMAWISQGPIADRTLENLGATDKGVVMYRRMLKREMEKVQAGIDPMGLVRDSSRNQCIDLPNEKKKHHNSDGFTSFMMRTHAKYSPIANDLSQLFEPHLHKATTP; via the coding sequence ATGGAAAGCGCGAAGCAAAACAAGCTACTGACCGAAGTTGGCAAAGGCACGCCCATGGGCAATTTGATGCGCCGATACTGGCAGCCCATTGGCGCATTGGTTGATCTTGAGAACAAGTGGACCCGACGAATCAGGCTGCTGGGCGAAGATCTGGTCTTGTTCAAGGACCGGCAGGGCCGCTTGGGCTTGATTGCCGAGCAATGCCCGCACCGACGCGCTTCATTTGCCCACGGCATTCCCACCCAAGACGGCATTCGTTGCCCCTACCATGGCTGGGAATACAACGCGCAAGGCAAATGCATCAACCAGCCTAACGAGCAAGACAAATGCGGATTCAGAGACAAAGTCAGCACCGACGCTTACCCCGTTGAAGAAATGGGCGGCATGCTTTGGGCCTACATGGGTCCCCAGCCACAACCTTTGCTGCCCCGCTGGGATGGCTTTGTGGCAGAAGGCACCATTCGCATCATGGGTCGCACCATTTTGCCGATCAATTGGTTGCAAATTATGGAGAACTCGCTAGACCCAGTTCACACCGAGTGGTTGCATGGTCATCACTATGAATTCTTGAAAGAGCAAGAAGGCGTGAAGGTGGCGATCAGCGCACGCCACCTCAAAATCGACTTCAAAGAATTTGAATATGGCATGACCAAGCACCGCTTGTTAGAAGGCCACTCTGAAGACGGTGACGACTGGAAAGTAGGCCATCCCATTGTGTTTCCCAACATGCTGGCCGTTGGCAATGGCGATGAAAAATCGCGCTATTACTCATTCCAAATGCGCGTCCCAGTGGATGACACCCACACCATGCACCTTTGGTTCAATGCTTATGTACCACCGAAGGGTGTGGAAGTGCCAAAGCACCTTTTGGAAAAAGTGCACACCTACGAAGTTCCCTTCATGGATGCACAAGGTGAATACATCGTTGACAACGTCGATGGTCAAGACATGATGGCTTGGATTAGCCAAGGCCCCATCGCCGATCGAACGCTAGAAAACCTGGGTGCAACTGACAAAGGCGTTGTGATGTACCGTCGCATGCTCAAACGTGAAATGGAGAAAGTGCAAGCCGGCATTGACCCCATGGGTTTGGTTCGTGACAGCAGCCGCAATCAATGCATCGATTTGCCGAATGAAAAGAAAAAGCACCACAACAGTGACGGCTTTACCAGCTTCATGATGCGCACACACGCCAAATACTCACCCATTGCCAACGACCTGTCTCAACTGTTCGAACCCCACCTTCACAAAGCGACAACACCATGA
- a CDS encoding UbiD family decarboxylase has product MKKSTQPASKTAKAAKTSSTITPQRGYRDLHEHLADLDKQGLLVTIDRPINKDTELHPLVRWQFRGGIAEPDRKAFLFTNVVNGKGKKYDIPVVVGALAATRKIYSVGMGCKIEDIGKTWSHAIANPIKPHVMKEAPCQEIVVQGKELLKPGKGVDSLPIPISTPGWDNAPYTTLSQYITKDPETGIQNMGIYRGQVKSPTRLGMNPSLENQPGIYTHWEKAKAKGQKLPAAIILGCPPCVAFTSAQKLSEDTDELHVAGGLAGAPINVVKCKTVDLLVPAEAEIVIEGYINTEWLEPEAPFGESHGHVNLQEFNAYMEVTAITRRKNAILTSIISQVTPSESSLIKRVALEPVFLNHLSKAMGIKGVKKVVMHEPLTNLRKVISIVVDRKMPQTEVWRALYGAASLLRSGGKMVIAVNEDIDPDNADALLWAMSYRANFALDLQVLQNRDPGHGPRSPRNGGMDSSLLIDATLKDDFPPIALPKKEFMENAKAIWEELGLPKLKPESPWFGYSLGDWSERNEQMAQRAVKGDYFITGEEIAKMRRNDVPMNTEIKHVMANEGRKALPEKSKTKVQAKAKTPTKTAAKAPSKTLAQTSAKSVAQKKTTQK; this is encoded by the coding sequence ATGAAAAAAAGTACCCAACCTGCGTCTAAAACAGCCAAAGCGGCAAAGACGTCGAGCACGATAACACCCCAACGTGGCTACCGTGATTTGCACGAGCATTTGGCCGATCTCGATAAACAGGGTTTGTTGGTCACCATCGATCGCCCGATCAACAAAGACACCGAATTGCACCCCTTGGTTCGCTGGCAGTTTCGCGGTGGCATTGCCGAACCTGATCGCAAAGCTTTTTTGTTCACCAACGTGGTCAACGGCAAAGGCAAGAAATACGACATTCCCGTGGTGGTGGGCGCCTTGGCCGCTACTCGCAAGATTTACAGCGTGGGCATGGGCTGCAAGATTGAAGACATTGGCAAGACTTGGAGCCACGCCATTGCCAACCCCATCAAACCCCATGTCATGAAAGAAGCCCCTTGCCAGGAAATTGTGGTTCAGGGCAAAGAACTCTTAAAGCCAGGCAAAGGCGTCGACAGTTTGCCCATCCCCATTTCCACACCGGGTTGGGACAATGCGCCCTACACCACCCTCTCGCAGTACATCACCAAAGATCCCGAAACTGGCATCCAGAACATGGGCATCTACCGGGGTCAAGTGAAGTCGCCTACGCGCTTAGGCATGAACCCCTCTTTGGAAAATCAACCTGGCATTTACACCCATTGGGAAAAAGCCAAAGCCAAAGGTCAGAAATTACCAGCGGCCATCATTTTGGGTTGCCCTCCCTGCGTGGCCTTCACCTCTGCGCAAAAACTGTCGGAAGACACAGACGAGTTGCATGTTGCAGGCGGTTTGGCTGGCGCGCCAATCAATGTTGTCAAATGCAAAACCGTTGACTTGTTGGTCCCGGCAGAAGCAGAAATTGTGATTGAAGGCTACATCAACACAGAGTGGCTTGAACCCGAGGCGCCCTTTGGTGAGTCACATGGCCACGTGAACTTGCAAGAGTTCAACGCCTACATGGAAGTCACGGCCATCACACGCCGCAAAAACGCGATTTTGACGTCCATCATTTCGCAAGTGACACCTTCCGAATCAAGTTTGATCAAGCGCGTGGCCCTCGAGCCTGTTTTCCTCAATCACTTGAGCAAAGCAATGGGCATCAAAGGCGTCAAAAAAGTGGTCATGCATGAGCCACTGACCAATTTGCGCAAAGTGATCTCCATTGTGGTCGACCGAAAAATGCCACAAACAGAAGTATGGCGTGCCCTGTATGGCGCGGCATCCTTGCTGCGCTCTGGCGGCAAAATGGTCATCGCCGTCAACGAGGACATTGACCCAGACAATGCAGATGCACTGCTGTGGGCCATGAGCTACCGTGCCAATTTCGCACTCGACTTGCAGGTGCTGCAAAACCGAGATCCAGGCCACGGACCTCGCAGTCCGCGCAATGGCGGCATGGACTCTTCTTTGTTGATCGATGCCACACTCAAAGATGACTTCCCACCCATTGCATTGCCCAAGAAAGAATTCATGGAGAACGCCAAAGCCATTTGGGAAGAATTGGGCCTGCCCAAATTGAAACCAGAATCCCCTTGGTTTGGTTATTCTTTAGGCGACTGGAGCGAACGCAACGAACAAATGGCACAGCGTGCGGTCAAAGGCGACTACTTCATCACAGGCGAAGAAATTGCCAAAATGCGTCGCAATGACGTGCCCATGAACACTGAAATCAAGCACGTCATGGCCAATGAAGGTCGCAAAGCTTTGCCCGAGAAATCAAAGACGAAGGTTCAGGCTAAAGCTAAAACGCCAACGAAAACAGCAGCGAAGGCGCCATCTAAAACTTTGGCTCAAACCAGCGCAAAATCAGTGGCTCAAAAGAAGACCACCCAAAAATAA